AAATATTCACGATCTTACCATATCTTTTTTCACGCATCTGCGGCAATACTAATTGTATTAAGCGGGCTACGCCAAACAGGTTTATTTCCATTTGATTCCTGGCTTCAGATAAAGGTACATCTTCCAGTGCGCCGTAGGAACCTAAGCCTGCACTGTTTACCAGGATGTCTATGCGCCCGGTTTGCGCTATGCAGGCCAGGATGCTCTCCTCTTTCGTCACATCCAGCGCAATGGGTTGTACGCCATATTCCTTCAGCGATTGCAGCATGTCCATACGGCGTGCGGCACCATATACCTGGTAACCATGTTGTGCCAGGTAAATAGCGGTGGCTTTACCAATTCCGGAAGAAGCACCTGTAACCAAAACTGTCTTCGACATTGTTTTATTTTTTGATGATGTAACGAAGGTAGTCTGGCTACAGGTGGAAGTATTTGCCATTTGGCAAATAATGAACTGCTTAAACGGTTAAAACGATTTTACCCTGTATATGTCCATGAGCTGCCCGTTCGTGTGCTTTTGATGCGGCAGCGAGCGGAAAAGTGCTATCAATGGCAACCCTGAGGATACCGGCAGCCATTAGCTCCCCTAATTTTTCCAGCTGGGGGCCATTGCTCCGCACCTGTGTCATTGAGACATGAATACCCCGTTTTACTGCTTCTTCCCCGTCAGCAAATCCCAGAAATACGGGGAACAGGGCGCCGCCACTTTTAAGGACTTTCAGGAAACGCCCTGTAGTCGGACCGCCTAATGTATCCAGCACCAGGTCCACATCGCGTACTACATCTTCAGGGGCCTGTTGGGTGTAATCAATAAATTCATCAGCGCCCAGCTCCTGTAAGAATGCTGCATGTTTGCCGGAAGCCACGGCTATCACATACGCTCCTTTCCATTTGGCGAGTTGCAGCGCCAGGTGACCTACACCTCCCGCGGCGCCATTGATCAATACCCTTTTGCCCCCGAGCGGAACAGGCTGATGTTTTGCTGCCTGCAGGGGATTCTGAACATCATGGCCAA
This window of the Chitinophaga sancti genome carries:
- a CDS encoding NADP-dependent oxidoreductase; this encodes MKQNEMKAVRLHEFGGPAVLLYENAPVPTLQQGEILVKVHSIGINPPDWYLRDGYKMLPPEWRPNIPFPIIPGTDLSGVIAAIAPDVQGFAVGDEVFSMLQFPSMGESAAYAEYVSGPASHFAHKPAGIDHIQAAAAPMAGLTAWQFLIELGHDVQNPLQAAKHQPVPLGGKRVLINGAAGGVGHLALQLAKWKGAYVIAVASGKHAAFLQELGADEFIDYTQQAPEDVVRDVDLVLDTLGGPTTGRFLKVLKSGGALFPVFLGFADGEEAVKRGIHVSMTQVRSNGPQLEKLGELMAAGILRVAIDSTFPLAAASKAHERAAHGHIQGKIVLTV